One Endozoicomonas gorgoniicola DNA window includes the following coding sequences:
- a CDS encoding DegQ family serine endoprotease, which produces MKVGETILKRGGRQGTSHLIKTSLQLIGAFLLTTLLVGAVPIVKPPANMQVLPDFATLFEQASPAVVNVSTLSTPKNNRSQFYGPGGEDLPEIFRRYFGVPIPDEPSGGRPQPMSLGSGFIISDDGYILTNNHVVDGADTIIVRLSDRSEKTAELIGADKRSDLALLKIKSDRKLPVVKMGRSDEVRPGEWVAAIGSPFNFEYSITKGIVSAKNRSLPSDSYVPFIQTDVPINPGNSGGPLFNMSGEVIGINSQIFTRSGGFMGLSFAIPADHVSWAVAQLKDKGYVTRGWLGVAIQEVDRDLAESFGLDKPMGALISQVVPGGPADKAKLQPGDVIVKLNGKDILRSGSLPMAVGVITPGDKAEVELIRNGKRKTLMVEVGELPDEHASRTEKKAKADTSNRLGIQVETLNDDYRNKLRLDDDAKGVVVTSLTSGVGRSIGLRQGDVITHLDNQPVKTLKEFDETVRKLPKNRSISMRVVRQGRPAYISFRLTD; this is translated from the coding sequence ATGAAAGTTGGGGAAACCATTTTGAAGAGAGGTGGCAGGCAGGGGACTTCTCATCTCATTAAAACATCACTGCAACTCATCGGTGCCTTTTTGCTCACAACACTACTGGTGGGTGCTGTACCTATTGTCAAACCGCCTGCCAATATGCAGGTCTTGCCAGACTTTGCCACGCTGTTTGAACAGGCGTCGCCAGCCGTCGTCAATGTCAGTACGTTATCTACCCCGAAGAATAATCGCAGTCAGTTCTATGGTCCGGGTGGTGAAGATTTGCCTGAAATTTTTCGGCGTTATTTTGGTGTGCCGATACCGGATGAACCATCCGGCGGACGCCCACAACCCATGTCGTTAGGTTCGGGTTTTATTATCTCAGATGATGGTTACATTCTTACCAATAACCATGTGGTCGATGGAGCTGACACCATTATCGTTCGACTCAGTGATCGCAGTGAAAAAACAGCAGAGCTGATTGGTGCCGACAAGCGTTCAGACCTGGCACTTCTTAAAATCAAGTCAGACCGGAAGCTGCCGGTGGTAAAAATGGGTCGTTCTGATGAAGTTCGCCCGGGGGAATGGGTAGCTGCTATTGGCTCCCCCTTTAACTTTGAGTACTCCATTACCAAAGGTATTGTCAGTGCTAAGAATCGCAGTCTGCCGAGTGATTCCTACGTACCGTTCATTCAGACTGATGTACCAATCAATCCGGGTAACTCGGGCGGTCCTCTGTTTAATATGAGCGGCGAGGTGATTGGTATTAACTCTCAGATCTTTACCCGCTCCGGTGGTTTTATGGGGCTGTCTTTTGCCATTCCGGCTGATCATGTGAGCTGGGCTGTGGCGCAACTGAAAGATAAAGGCTATGTCACTCGTGGCTGGCTGGGCGTTGCGATTCAGGAGGTCGATCGCGATCTGGCAGAATCCTTTGGGCTGGACAAACCGATGGGCGCCCTGATCAGTCAGGTCGTTCCCGGAGGTCCGGCTGACAAGGCTAAGCTGCAGCCGGGTGATGTGATTGTCAAACTGAATGGCAAAGACATACTGCGTTCCGGCAGTTTGCCGATGGCGGTAGGGGTGATCACTCCGGGTGACAAGGCTGAAGTCGAGCTGATTCGTAACGGCAAACGCAAAACCCTGATGGTTGAAGTCGGTGAGCTGCCTGACGAACATGCGAGTCGCACTGAGAAGAAAGCCAAAGCTGACACCAGTAACCGCCTCGGGATTCAGGTAGAAACCCTTAATGATGACTATCGCAACAAGCTGCGCCTTGATGACGATGCCAAAGGTGTTGTGGTGACCAGTCTGACTTCTGGGGTTGGTCGCAGTATTGGTCTTCGTCAGGGGGATGTGATTACTCATCTGGATAATCAGCCGGTAAAGACCTTGAAAGAATTTGACGAGACTGTACGCAAGTTGCCGAAAAATCGCTCAATTTCCATGCGGGTTGTGCGTCAGGGGCGTCCTGCCTATATTTCTTTCCGTCTGACGGATTAA
- the lepA gene encoding translation elongation factor 4 → MSDLSRIRNFSIIAHIDHGKSTLADRFIQTCGGLSDREMQEQVLDSMELERERGITIKAQSVTLDYTAKDGETYQLNFIDTPGHVDFSYEVSRSLSACEGALLVVDAAQGVEAQSVANCYTAIEQGLEVMPVLNKMDLPQAEPERVAQEIEEIIGIDALEAVRCSAKSGLGIEDVLEELVKTIPAPEGNLDDELQALIIDSWFDNYLGIVSLVRVKHGVLRKGDKILVKSTGQAYGVDNVGIFTPKMEATGELKAGEVGYVIAGIKDIHGAPVGDTLTHAKTPDVKALPGFQKVKPQVYAGLFPVSSDDFENFREALEKLSLNDASLFYEPESSDALGFGFRCGFLGMLHMEIIQERLEREYNLDLITTAPTVIYEVEMKNGDVVEVDNPSRLPDPASIEEIREPIVQASILVPQDYLGNVISLCVERRGVQKDMQFTGGQVSITYDLPMNEVVLDFFDRIKSVSRGFASLDYSFDRFEAARMVKLDILINGEKVDALALIAHRDHAIPRGRSLTEKMKEIIPRQMFDVAIQAAVGGQIVARTTVKALRKNVTAKCYGGDATRKRKLLEKQKAGKKRMKQVGRVEIPQEAFLAVLKVDK, encoded by the coding sequence GTGAGCGATCTTAGCCGTATTCGGAATTTCAGTATTATTGCCCATATCGACCATGGCAAGTCGACATTGGCAGACCGTTTTATCCAAACCTGTGGCGGCCTTTCCGACCGTGAAATGCAGGAACAGGTACTGGACTCCATGGAGCTTGAGCGTGAGCGCGGGATCACCATCAAGGCGCAAAGCGTAACTCTGGATTACACCGCCAAAGACGGTGAAACCTATCAGCTCAACTTTATCGACACTCCCGGACACGTAGACTTCTCTTATGAAGTTTCCCGCTCTCTGTCTGCCTGTGAAGGGGCGCTGCTGGTGGTAGACGCTGCTCAGGGTGTAGAGGCCCAGTCGGTAGCCAACTGTTACACCGCCATTGAGCAAGGGCTGGAAGTGATGCCCGTCCTGAACAAGATGGACCTGCCTCAGGCTGAACCTGAACGGGTTGCCCAGGAAATTGAAGAGATTATCGGTATTGATGCCCTTGAAGCGGTTCGCTGCTCCGCTAAGAGTGGTCTCGGCATTGAAGACGTTCTGGAAGAACTGGTGAAAACCATTCCAGCTCCGGAAGGCAACCTTGATGACGAGCTGCAGGCGTTGATTATCGACTCCTGGTTCGACAATTACCTTGGCATAGTCTCCCTGGTGCGCGTAAAACACGGTGTGCTGCGCAAGGGTGACAAGATTCTGGTGAAATCCACCGGTCAGGCTTATGGTGTCGATAACGTCGGTATCTTTACCCCGAAAATGGAAGCAACCGGTGAGCTGAAAGCCGGTGAAGTCGGCTATGTCATTGCGGGTATCAAGGACATTCACGGTGCGCCGGTCGGTGATACCCTGACCCACGCCAAAACCCCGGATGTAAAGGCGCTGCCGGGCTTCCAGAAAGTGAAGCCTCAGGTGTACGCCGGCCTGTTCCCGGTCAGCTCTGATGATTTCGAGAACTTCCGCGAAGCTCTGGAAAAACTGAGTCTCAACGACGCTTCCCTGTTCTACGAGCCGGAAAGCTCTGATGCGCTGGGTTTTGGTTTCCGCTGTGGTTTCCTGGGCATGCTGCACATGGAAATCATTCAGGAGCGTCTGGAACGTGAATACAATCTGGATCTGATCACCACAGCGCCCACCGTAATCTACGAAGTAGAAATGAAAAATGGTGATGTGGTCGAGGTTGATAACCCGTCCCGCCTGCCTGATCCGGCTTCTATTGAAGAAATCCGCGAACCGATTGTTCAGGCCAGTATTCTGGTACCTCAGGACTACCTGGGTAACGTGATCAGCCTGTGTGTCGAACGTCGTGGCGTGCAGAAAGATATGCAGTTTACTGGCGGTCAGGTGTCTATCACCTATGATTTGCCAATGAATGAAGTAGTGCTGGACTTCTTTGATCGTATCAAATCGGTCAGCCGTGGCTTTGCGTCGCTGGATTACAGCTTCGACCGCTTTGAGGCGGCCAGAATGGTGAAGCTGGATATCCTGATTAACGGCGAGAAAGTCGATGCACTGGCGCTGATTGCCCACAGGGATCACGCGATTCCCCGTGGTCGCTCACTGACTGAGAAAATGAAAGAGATCATTCCCCGTCAGATGTTCGACGTGGCGATTCAGGCGGCTGTGGGTGGTCAGATTGTTGCCCGTACCACTGTTAAGGCACTGCGCAAGAATGTAACGGCGAAGTGTTACGGTGGTGATGCCACTCGTAAACGTAAGCTGCTTGAAAAGCAGAAAGCGGGTAAGAAGCGTATGAAGCAGGTAGGCCGCGTAGAGATTCCGCAGGAAGCTTTCCTTGCGGTTTTGAAAGTGGACAAGTAA
- the lepB gene encoding signal peptidase I yields the protein MDINFPLLLVIAVAVTGVIALADKLVFMPRRRAAVASYKAGLTGDIDPKVVDSLEQPPSLIETSVSIFPVLALVLVLRSFLFEPFQIPSGSMIPTLEVGDFILVNKFDYGLRLPVTGTKIWSNNEPQRGEVMVFKEPQNPNINFIKRVIGVPGDEVRYVNKELFINGQKVKQQLVANLNDGHPHSLYNEIIGGSSHQIRKDKNLRSLMAEGIWQVPEGMYFVMGDNRDRSNDSRYWGFVPEQNIVGKAVYIWMHWPSWTKLPNFKNNGSIH from the coding sequence ATGGATATTAATTTTCCGTTATTGCTGGTCATTGCAGTGGCAGTTACCGGGGTCATTGCACTGGCTGACAAGCTGGTGTTCATGCCTCGTCGTCGCGCGGCTGTTGCCAGTTACAAGGCAGGTTTAACCGGTGACATTGACCCGAAGGTCGTTGACTCCCTGGAACAGCCGCCTTCTCTTATTGAGACGTCGGTTTCTATTTTTCCGGTACTGGCGCTGGTGCTGGTTTTACGCTCGTTTCTGTTTGAGCCTTTTCAGATCCCATCGGGCTCAATGATTCCAACACTGGAAGTGGGTGATTTTATTCTGGTCAACAAGTTTGACTATGGCCTGCGCTTGCCAGTGACTGGTACCAAAATCTGGTCTAACAATGAGCCGCAGCGTGGCGAAGTGATGGTGTTTAAGGAACCTCAGAACCCGAACATCAACTTTATCAAACGTGTGATCGGTGTACCGGGCGACGAAGTTCGCTATGTGAACAAAGAGCTGTTTATTAATGGTCAGAAGGTAAAACAGCAGTTGGTGGCGAACCTTAACGATGGTCACCCACATAGTCTTTACAACGAAATCATTGGTGGCAGCAGCCACCAGATTCGCAAGGATAAAAATCTGCGCAGCCTGATGGCTGAAGGCATCTGGCAGGTGCCGGAAGGCATGTACTTTGTTATGGGTGATAACCGTGACCGCAGTAACGACAGTCGCTACTGGGGATTTGTACCGGAGCAGAACATAGTAGGTAAGGCCGTTTACATCTGGATGCACTGGCCAAGCTGGACAAAGCTGCCTAATTTCAAGAACAATGGAAGTATTCACTAA
- a CDS encoding DUF4845 domain-containing protein, translating to MTGIRNRQKGLGISSILTTIMVGGLLIMAAVKLGPLYMDDFAVSRILTSLDEKPGIARADASEVKDWLDKGLQTNLIELHPEEIQIVQGRYDGVSIAIDYERRIEFIRNVDLIVSFEHDWKVKPQ from the coding sequence ATGACTGGAATAAGAAACAGACAAAAAGGTTTGGGCATATCCAGCATTCTGACGACTATAATGGTCGGTGGCTTGTTGATCATGGCAGCCGTAAAGCTGGGTCCCCTGTATATGGACGATTTTGCTGTTTCCCGGATACTGACGTCTCTGGATGAAAAGCCTGGCATCGCCAGGGCAGACGCTTCAGAAGTAAAGGACTGGCTTGACAAAGGTCTGCAGACCAACCTGATTGAACTGCATCCGGAAGAAATTCAGATAGTGCAGGGCAGGTACGACGGGGTCAGTATCGCGATTGACTATGAACGTCGTATTGAATTTATCAGGAACGTAGACCTGATCGTATCTTTTGAACATGACTGGAAAGTAAAACCTCAGTGA
- the rnc gene encoding ribonuclease III, with translation MKSDELARLERRLGYTFSDRSRLELALTHRSCGSRNNERLEFLGDSIVNFVIAEALYELFPDAREGQLSRLRARMVRGVTLAEIGREFELGDYLRLGSGELKSGGYRRESILADAVEAIIGAIYLDAGMETCHERIRSWFKDRLAGLSVTDQQNKDPKTRLQEFLQARQKALPKYRVTGIEGDAHNQEFTVLCELEAMSISSQGKGSSRRGAEQQAARKALELLGAQSS, from the coding sequence GTGAAGTCTGATGAACTTGCCCGGCTGGAACGCAGGCTGGGCTATACATTTTCTGACCGCAGTCGTCTGGAGCTGGCTCTCACGCACCGCAGCTGCGGCAGTCGCAATAATGAGAGACTGGAGTTTCTGGGTGACTCTATCGTTAACTTTGTTATTGCAGAAGCGTTGTACGAGCTGTTTCCCGATGCCCGGGAAGGTCAGTTAAGCCGGCTTCGCGCCCGTATGGTGCGCGGTGTGACACTGGCAGAAATTGGTCGGGAGTTTGAGCTTGGAGACTATCTGCGACTGGGCTCCGGTGAGTTGAAAAGCGGCGGTTACCGTCGTGAATCCATACTGGCAGATGCGGTGGAAGCCATTATTGGCGCTATCTATCTGGATGCCGGCATGGAGACCTGCCATGAGCGCATTCGCAGCTGGTTTAAAGACCGCCTTGCCGGACTCTCTGTTACAGATCAGCAGAACAAAGACCCGAAAACCCGTTTGCAGGAATTTCTGCAGGCACGACAGAAAGCTCTGCCCAAGTACCGTGTGACGGGTATCGAAGGCGATGCCCATAATCAGGAGTTTACCGTTCTGTGTGAACTGGAAGCCATGAGCATAAGCAGTCAGGGGAAAGGATCAAGTCGACGCGGTGCAGAGCAACAGGCTGCCCGCAAGGCACTGGAATTATTGGGAGCCCAAAGCTCATGA
- the era gene encoding GTPase Era, giving the protein MNTEVNELNLSVQSDENTRCGYVAIVGRPNVGKSTLLNHILGQKLSITSRRPQTTRHQVLGIKTEESVQTIYVDTPGMHKEQKKAINRYMNRAATSALTGVDAIVFVVDRLKWTHEDQLVLDKLKHAPCPVILAINKVDRIEDKAKMMPYLQELAEKYDFKAIMPISAQQGNNLKELETMIEGMMPASMHFYPEDQITDRSSRFLAAELVREKIMRQLGDELPYEMTVEIEEFKHEMRPKGPLLTISALILVERPGQKAIVIGDKGARLKTIGQEARKDMERMFDAKVMLNLWVKVKGGWSDDDRALKSLGYDYSK; this is encoded by the coding sequence ATGAACACTGAAGTAAACGAGCTGAACCTGTCTGTGCAGAGTGATGAGAATACCCGTTGTGGTTATGTTGCCATTGTCGGTCGTCCGAATGTAGGTAAATCAACGCTGCTGAACCATATTCTGGGACAGAAGTTGTCTATTACATCCCGACGCCCGCAGACTACCCGCCATCAGGTACTGGGCATCAAGACCGAAGAGAGTGTGCAGACAATTTATGTTGACACGCCCGGGATGCACAAAGAGCAGAAGAAAGCGATTAACCGCTACATGAACCGTGCGGCTACCAGCGCCCTGACCGGCGTTGACGCCATTGTTTTTGTTGTGGATCGTTTAAAGTGGACCCATGAAGACCAGCTGGTTCTGGATAAACTCAAACATGCGCCCTGTCCGGTGATTCTGGCGATCAACAAGGTTGACCGCATTGAAGACAAGGCTAAGATGATGCCGTACCTGCAGGAACTGGCTGAAAAGTATGACTTTAAGGCTATTATGCCGATCTCAGCGCAACAAGGTAATAACCTGAAAGAGCTGGAAACGATGATCGAAGGCATGATGCCAGCCAGCATGCATTTCTACCCGGAAGATCAGATTACTGATCGCAGCTCCCGATTCCTGGCGGCAGAGCTGGTGCGTGAAAAGATCATGCGTCAGCTGGGCGATGAGCTGCCTTATGAAATGACGGTAGAAATTGAAGAGTTCAAGCATGAAATGCGCCCCAAAGGCCCGCTGCTGACCATCAGCGCCCTGATTCTGGTGGAGCGTCCGGGACAGAAAGCCATCGTGATTGGTGATAAGGGCGCCCGCCTGAAAACCATTGGTCAGGAGGCTCGCAAGGACATGGAACGAATGTTCGATGCCAAGGTGATGTTGAACCTGTGGGTGAAGGTGAAAGGTGGCTGGTCTGATGATGACCGCGCCCTGAAGAGCCTTGGTTATGACTACTCCAAATAA
- the recO gene encoding DNA repair protein RecO, with translation MNDLSAAWLLHSRPYKERSVIAEFLVEDYGRLAMVVRGVRQAKSRIAPLLQPFTRVWLSWRGRSELKTLTSIELSRSIRLSGQSLYCGFYVNELVMRAVLPGQPMDGLPELYEKVIEILQGKEAVEPVLRWFELELLELTGYLPDLEHDITTGQAVQSDANYRLLPEQGLVRLNDDMPVKVDCFSGAALQAMAARDFTRGQCLPSYKRFTRLALLPLIGEKPLQSRELFTKMDRRDTVLSE, from the coding sequence ATGAATGATCTGAGCGCAGCCTGGCTGCTGCATAGCAGACCCTATAAAGAGCGCTCAGTCATTGCTGAATTCCTTGTGGAAGACTATGGTCGTCTGGCCATGGTCGTACGAGGGGTTCGGCAGGCGAAATCACGAATAGCCCCTCTGTTGCAACCCTTTACCCGGGTCTGGTTAAGCTGGCGCGGGCGCAGTGAGCTGAAAACTCTGACCAGCATTGAACTGTCCCGATCCATCCGGCTTTCCGGGCAATCTCTCTATTGTGGCTTTTATGTGAACGAGCTGGTCATGCGTGCGGTTCTTCCCGGGCAGCCAATGGACGGTTTGCCTGAGCTGTATGAAAAGGTGATCGAAATACTACAGGGTAAAGAAGCGGTTGAACCGGTTTTGCGCTGGTTTGAGCTGGAACTGCTGGAGCTGACCGGTTATTTACCTGACCTTGAACATGATATAACAACGGGGCAGGCGGTTCAGTCCGATGCTAACTATCGTCTGCTGCCAGAACAGGGACTGGTACGGCTGAATGATGACATGCCGGTCAAGGTTGACTGTTTTTCCGGTGCTGCTTTGCAGGCTATGGCGGCGAGAGATTTTACCCGGGGTCAGTGCTTGCCTTCTTACAAGCGTTTTACCCGACTGGCTCTGCTGCCCCTGATTGGTGAAAAACCCCTGCAAAGCAGGGAGCTTTTCACCAAAATGGATAGGCGTGATACAGTTTTGTCCGAGTGA
- the pdxJ gene encoding pyridoxine 5'-phosphate synthase, with protein MIPHQRILLGVNIDHIATIRQARGINYPDPVQAAIEAEQAGADGITLHLREDRRHILDRDVRLIRQVLQTRMNLEMAVTEEMLSIAEEIQPQSVCLVPEKRQELTTEGGLDVMANQAAIAAACQRMAVQESEVSLFIDPDVDQIQASVDAGASVIELHTGAYAEATSHECIRAELKRLEHATEYALSKGLIVNAGHGLNYQNVEPVAAIAGINELNIGHAIIGRALFVGLKEAVREMKTLMLRASLHR; from the coding sequence ATGATTCCCCATCAGCGTATTTTGCTGGGTGTGAACATTGATCACATTGCCACTATTCGTCAGGCTCGTGGTATCAATTACCCCGATCCGGTTCAGGCTGCGATTGAAGCAGAACAGGCAGGAGCTGACGGCATTACCCTGCACCTGAGGGAAGATCGCCGACATATTCTGGATCGGGATGTTCGATTGATTCGCCAGGTACTACAGACCCGTATGAACCTGGAAATGGCGGTGACAGAAGAGATGTTGTCGATCGCTGAAGAAATTCAGCCTCAGAGTGTCTGCCTGGTGCCTGAAAAACGACAGGAGCTGACTACTGAAGGGGGGTTGGATGTTATGGCTAATCAGGCTGCTATTGCTGCAGCCTGTCAGCGCATGGCTGTGCAGGAGTCTGAAGTATCGTTGTTTATTGACCCGGATGTTGACCAGATTCAGGCTTCTGTTGATGCGGGTGCTTCAGTCATTGAGCTGCATACCGGGGCTTATGCCGAAGCAACCAGTCATGAGTGCATCCGTGCTGAGCTGAAGCGTTTGGAACATGCGACGGAATACGCACTGAGCAAAGGCCTGATTGTTAATGCGGGTCATGGCCTGAATTACCAGAATGTTGAACCCGTGGCTGCAATTGCCGGTATAAATGAGCTGAATATTGGACACGCTATTATCGGACGCGCGTTGTTTGTCGGTCTGAAAGAGGCGGTTCGGGAAATGAAAACACTGATGCTGAGGGCGTCCCTGCACCGATGA
- the acpS gene encoding holo-ACP synthase, protein MIAGIGTDIVHIERIQKALDKPSGEAFARRILTGTEMAVFSRQANPAAYLAKRFAAKEAASKALGTGIGKVSFQHMEVSNDELGAPQLTFNGYAMELQQQRGIHSIHLSLSDEVDAAVAFVVLES, encoded by the coding sequence ATGATTGCCGGAATTGGAACGGATATCGTACACATAGAGCGTATTCAGAAAGCTCTGGATAAACCTTCCGGTGAAGCCTTTGCCCGTCGTATATTGACCGGTACTGAAATGGCTGTGTTTTCCCGGCAGGCAAATCCTGCAGCTTATCTGGCAAAGCGCTTTGCCGCCAAAGAAGCGGCATCGAAGGCGTTGGGTACGGGTATTGGCAAAGTGTCGTTTCAGCACATGGAAGTCAGCAATGATGAGCTGGGCGCTCCGCAACTTACGTTCAATGGCTATGCCATGGAATTGCAGCAACAGCGCGGCATTCACTCAATTCATCTGAGCCTGTCAGATGAGGTGGATGCCGCTGTGGCATTTGTTGTGCTGGAATCATGA
- a CDS encoding response regulator, whose product MTTHPKNNTTQAVKQRILLMALLPGIIISLIMGSLYLWTRFSELEHQLLEKAQSNSARLSTFIDFALIDGDLQQVQELSSLALEDRDVRAISLLDEHGRKIIHAGPRLSIAEDLQKFPTVQTLVSGDESLLITSPLYRLESNNSRIIGWLRVEYSYAPTSLKKYRSLVFSALLVLLGLGAGTLFCLKLGHSILHPLEQIMNRLATISSGKIHQRLETNPTSLLYELESTINAMLNSVEQASDTMRKSVEQTTEELQETLETIEIQNVELDLARKEALEASRSKSEFLANMSHEIRTPLNGIIGYTSLMLEGELKPQQREYLITIEKSAQGLMSMLNDILDFSRLEAGKLELYNSRLNLHSVIDDVLSIMAPAACHKSLELVSFIYNDTPADIMGDRQRLSQILINLVSNAIKFTNHGSVAVRVMLEHKDDNGFMTLKFTVTDTGTGMTPGQHSKLFRAFSQADSSRSRKAGGTGLGLAISKSLVEQMHGEIGLDSDLGRGSSFWFTIRSHAADNKTVKHTPTASKRSVLLYEPLELSRLAITHQLERLNCLVEPLGERQDVARHLKSNRFDLIILSQEDRSLKTVLTEAAELSQNTPVMVLTTTSSTDEHPDVLPEKVSTLSKPVGQQRLSDALADIDSGKGFNRNLDRQPSPQTKQSILVVDDNPVNVKLLKTMLTNMGQSVKTASSGFEAIELCQYTLFDLVLMDVQMPGMDGIETTRQIRAMEHTCSSLPIIAVTAHALPDEKKLILQSGLNDYMTKPVNARQLANMVSHWTSEPVQNKPIPGESQPAGNQTTGSASRNDPVDRERSIQLAGGNAALADEMLEMLVKGLDNDLETLQRHARHNYHKGLLERVHRLHGSCRYCGVPELEKSCYQLESLLKQNRQIDTSNIQAQLKHLFSAIQHLQDWYLKHSDSKNKSMESCLPLQAVDG is encoded by the coding sequence ATGACTACCCATCCAAAAAACAACACGACACAGGCAGTCAAACAGAGAATTCTGCTGATGGCGCTGCTTCCGGGCATAATCATCTCCCTGATTATGGGCAGCCTATACCTCTGGACACGCTTTTCTGAACTGGAACACCAGCTGCTGGAAAAAGCACAGAGTAACAGCGCACGTTTATCAACGTTTATTGATTTCGCTCTGATCGATGGCGATTTACAACAGGTGCAGGAGTTATCCTCTCTGGCACTGGAAGACCGGGATGTCAGAGCCATCAGCCTGCTGGACGAACATGGACGTAAAATCATTCATGCCGGACCCAGGCTCAGTATTGCTGAAGACCTGCAGAAATTCCCGACAGTGCAAACACTGGTGTCTGGTGATGAATCGTTACTGATAACATCACCTCTGTATCGTCTCGAAAGCAACAACTCCCGTATTATCGGCTGGCTTCGGGTCGAATATTCCTACGCACCGACCAGCCTGAAAAAATACCGGTCTCTGGTTTTCAGCGCCTTGCTGGTATTGCTTGGGCTAGGGGCAGGAACCCTGTTCTGCCTCAAGCTGGGACACTCAATACTGCATCCGCTTGAACAGATAATGAACCGCCTGGCAACTATCAGCAGCGGTAAAATTCATCAACGACTTGAGACCAACCCTACCAGTCTGCTGTATGAACTGGAGTCCACCATCAACGCTATGCTGAACAGCGTTGAACAGGCCAGCGACACCATGCGCAAAAGCGTGGAGCAGACAACAGAAGAGTTACAGGAAACACTGGAGACTATTGAAATCCAGAACGTTGAACTGGACCTTGCCCGGAAAGAAGCCCTGGAGGCCAGTCGCAGCAAAAGCGAATTCCTGGCTAATATGAGCCACGAAATAAGAACACCACTGAACGGTATTATTGGTTACACCAGCCTGATGCTGGAAGGTGAGTTGAAACCTCAGCAGCGGGAATATCTCATCACCATAGAAAAATCAGCACAGGGACTGATGTCGATGCTGAACGATATTCTGGACTTCTCACGTCTGGAAGCTGGCAAACTGGAACTCTACAACAGCCGCTTAAACCTGCATTCCGTTATCGACGACGTACTATCCATTATGGCACCTGCCGCCTGTCATAAATCACTGGAGCTGGTCAGTTTCATTTATAACGATACCCCTGCTGACATCATGGGCGACCGGCAGCGACTGTCGCAAATCCTGATCAATCTGGTCAGCAATGCCATTAAATTTACCAATCATGGCAGTGTTGCGGTTCGGGTGATGCTGGAGCATAAGGACGACAATGGTTTCATGACCCTGAAGTTCACAGTGACAGATACGGGCACAGGCATGACACCAGGGCAGCATTCAAAACTGTTCAGGGCGTTTTCTCAGGCAGACTCCAGCCGCAGCAGGAAAGCCGGGGGAACCGGACTGGGTCTTGCAATCAGTAAAAGTCTGGTGGAACAGATGCACGGAGAAATCGGGCTGGATTCCGATCTGGGCAGAGGCTCAAGTTTCTGGTTTACCATCCGCAGCCATGCCGCCGACAATAAAACGGTGAAGCATACTCCCACCGCCTCAAAACGTTCAGTTCTGCTGTATGAACCTCTGGAACTGTCCAGACTGGCTATCACCCATCAGCTCGAGCGCCTGAACTGTCTTGTTGAACCTCTGGGAGAGAGGCAGGATGTTGCCAGACACCTGAAGTCTAACCGGTTTGACCTGATCATCCTCAGTCAGGAAGACCGGTCATTGAAAACCGTTCTGACAGAAGCCGCCGAACTGTCTCAAAATACCCCCGTCATGGTACTGACCACCACCAGTTCAACCGATGAACACCCGGACGTACTGCCTGAGAAAGTCAGCACGCTATCCAAACCAGTTGGTCAGCAGCGTCTGTCGGATGCCCTGGCGGATATTGATTCAGGCAAAGGGTTCAATCGCAACCTGGACAGACAGCCCTCTCCACAGACGAAGCAGTCAATTCTTGTGGTAGACGACAATCCGGTGAATGTGAAGCTGCTGAAAACCATGCTGACCAATATGGGGCAGTCCGTCAAAACCGCCAGCAGTGGTTTTGAAGCCATTGAACTGTGTCAGTATACTCTGTTTGATCTGGTTTTGATGGATGTCCAGATGCCCGGTATGGATGGTATTGAAACAACACGACAGATACGGGCTATGGAACATACATGCAGTTCTCTGCCTATTATTGCGGTCACTGCCCATGCCCTGCCCGATGAAAAGAAGCTGATTCTGCAAAGTGGCCTGAATGACTATATGACCAAGCCGGTTAATGCACGACAATTGGCTAATATGGTCAGCCACTGGACCAGTGAGCCAGTCCAGAATAAACCCATCCCCGGGGAAAGCCAGCCTGCAGGCAATCAGACCACCGGATCAGCCAGCAGAAACGATCCGGTAGACCGGGAGCGAAGCATTCAGCTGGCAGGTGGAAATGCGGCACTGGCTGATGAAATGCTCGAGATGCTGGTCAAAGGGCTGGACAACGACCTGGAAACACTGCAGCGACACGCCCGGCACAACTATCACAAAGGCTTGCTGGAACGGGTTCACCGACTACATGGTTCGTGTCGTTACTGCGGCGTGCCAGAACTGGAGAAGAGCTGTTATCAACTGGAGAGCCTGTTAAAACAGAACAGGCAAATAGATACTTCTAATATTCAAGCACAACTCAAGCACCTGTTTTCTGCCATTCAGCATTTACAGGACTGGTATCTCAAACATTCAGATTCAAAAAATAAAAGTATGGAATCCTGTTTACCTTTACAAGCAGTCGATGGTTAG